One window of the Lynx canadensis isolate LIC74 chromosome D3, mLynCan4.pri.v2, whole genome shotgun sequence genome contains the following:
- the IMPACT gene encoding protein IMPACT isoform X1, with product MAEGDAGSDQRQNEEIEAMAAIYGEEWCVIDDCAKIFCIRISDDIDDPKWTLCLQVMLPNEYPGTAPPIYQLNAPWLKGQERTDLSNSLEEIYIQNIGESILYLWVEKIRDVLIQKSQMTEPGPDIKKKTEEEDVECEDDLILACQPENPVKALDFEISENQTEIEELPPIDHGIPITDRRSTFQAHLAPVVCPKQVKMVLAKLYENKKIASATHNIYAYRIYCEDKQTFLQDCEDDGETAAGGRLLHLMEILNVRNVMVVVSRWYGGILLGPDRFKHINNCARNILVERNYTNSPEESSKALGKNKKVKKDKKRSEH from the exons aatgaggaaattgaagcaatGGCAGCTATCTATGGCGAGGAATGGTGTGTCATTGATGACTGTgccaaaatattttgtattagaATTAGCGACGATATAGATGACCCCAAGTGGACACTTTGCTTGCAG GTGATGCTACCAAATGAATACCCAGGTACAGCTCCACCTATTTATCAACTGAA TGCTCCTTGGCTTAAAGGACAAGAACGTACAGATTTATCAAATAGCCTTgaggaaatatatat ACAGAATATTGGTGAAAGTATTCTTTACCTATGGGTAGAGAAAATAAGAGATGTTCTAATACAGAAATCTCAGATGACAGAACCAG GTCCTGACatcaagaagaaaactgaagaggaagaTGTAGAATGTGAAGATGATCTCATTTTAGCATGTCAACCGGAAAATCCTGTTAAAGCATTGGATTTTGAGATTAGTGAAAATCAAACAG aaatagaagaaTTACCTCCGATTGATCATGGCATTCCTATTACAGACCGAAGAAGTACTTTTCAGGCGCACTTGGCTCCGGTAGTTTGTCCTAAACAG GTGAAGATGGTTCTTGCCAAATTGTATGAGAATAAGAAAATAGCTAGTGCCACCCACAACATCTATGCATACCG AATATATTGTGAGGATAAACAGACCTTCTTACAGGACTGTGAGGACGATGGGGAGACAGCAGCTGGCGGGCGTCTTCTCCATCTCATGGAG ATTTTGAATGTGAGAAATGTCATGGTGGTAGTATCACGCTGGTACGGAGGAATTCTACTAGGACCAGATCGCTTTAAACATATCAACAACTGTGCCAGAAACATACTGGTGGAGAGAAACTACACAAATTCACCG GAGGAATCATCTAAGGctttgggaaaaaacaaaaaagtaaaaaaagacaagaagaggaGTGAACATTAA
- the IMPACT gene encoding protein IMPACT isoform X2 — MAAIYGEEWCVIDDCAKIFCIRISDDIDDPKWTLCLQVMLPNEYPGTAPPIYQLNAPWLKGQERTDLSNSLEEIYIQNIGESILYLWVEKIRDVLIQKSQMTEPGPDIKKKTEEEDVECEDDLILACQPENPVKALDFEISENQTEIEELPPIDHGIPITDRRSTFQAHLAPVVCPKQVKMVLAKLYENKKIASATHNIYAYRIYCEDKQTFLQDCEDDGETAAGGRLLHLMEILNVRNVMVVVSRWYGGILLGPDRFKHINNCARNILVERNYTNSPEESSKALGKNKKVKKDKKRSEH; from the exons atGGCAGCTATCTATGGCGAGGAATGGTGTGTCATTGATGACTGTgccaaaatattttgtattagaATTAGCGACGATATAGATGACCCCAAGTGGACACTTTGCTTGCAG GTGATGCTACCAAATGAATACCCAGGTACAGCTCCACCTATTTATCAACTGAA TGCTCCTTGGCTTAAAGGACAAGAACGTACAGATTTATCAAATAGCCTTgaggaaatatatat ACAGAATATTGGTGAAAGTATTCTTTACCTATGGGTAGAGAAAATAAGAGATGTTCTAATACAGAAATCTCAGATGACAGAACCAG GTCCTGACatcaagaagaaaactgaagaggaagaTGTAGAATGTGAAGATGATCTCATTTTAGCATGTCAACCGGAAAATCCTGTTAAAGCATTGGATTTTGAGATTAGTGAAAATCAAACAG aaatagaagaaTTACCTCCGATTGATCATGGCATTCCTATTACAGACCGAAGAAGTACTTTTCAGGCGCACTTGGCTCCGGTAGTTTGTCCTAAACAG GTGAAGATGGTTCTTGCCAAATTGTATGAGAATAAGAAAATAGCTAGTGCCACCCACAACATCTATGCATACCG AATATATTGTGAGGATAAACAGACCTTCTTACAGGACTGTGAGGACGATGGGGAGACAGCAGCTGGCGGGCGTCTTCTCCATCTCATGGAG ATTTTGAATGTGAGAAATGTCATGGTGGTAGTATCACGCTGGTACGGAGGAATTCTACTAGGACCAGATCGCTTTAAACATATCAACAACTGTGCCAGAAACATACTGGTGGAGAGAAACTACACAAATTCACCG GAGGAATCATCTAAGGctttgggaaaaaacaaaaaagtaaaaaaagacaagaagaggaGTGAACATTAA